From Solanum stenotomum isolate F172 unplaced genomic scaffold, ASM1918654v1 scaffold33796, whole genome shotgun sequence, the proteins below share one genomic window:
- the LOC125852320 gene encoding ethylene-responsive transcription factor 9-like: MYHGAKAKLNFPMSNEDNLENGIVAIVTIVVTPTEIRYKGVRRMPWGKYKADITNQKVRIWLGTIDRKEEDATTCFKATRMYRDLKAKINFPKSNEDNLENEEFNLELTLALSARK; this comes from the coding sequence ATGTATCACGGTGCTAAAGCCAAACTTAATTTCCCGATGTCAAATGAGGATAACCTAGAAAATGGCATTGTAGCTATAGTGACAATAGTTGTAACCCCAACTGAGATTCGATATAAGGGTGTTAGGAGAATGCCATGGGGTAAGTACAAAGCTGATATTACAAATCAGAAAGTACGTATCTGGCTTGGGACCATTGatagaaaagaagaagatgcaACCACTTGTTTTAAGGCGACGAGGATGTATCGCGACCTTAAAGCCAAAATCAATTTCCCAAAATCAAATGAGGATAACCTAGAAAATGAGGAGTTTAATCTTGAACTCACCCTTGCTTTATCAGCGAGAAAATGA
- the LOC125852318 gene encoding ethylene-responsive transcription factor 9-like, with product MATATVVVVPPNEVRYKGVRKRPRGTYGAEITNPIEKVRVWLGTFKTEEEAARAFDTATTIVTIVVTTTEIRYRGVRKMPWGKYKVNIANQKLRVWLGTIDRKEEDATNYVKATRMYRDLKAKFNFPKSNEDNLENEELNLELTLALSTRK from the exons ATGGCGACGGCGACGGTGGTGGTTGTACCACCAAACGAGGTGCGGTATAAAGGTGTGAGAAAGAGGCCAAGGGGGACATATGGAGCTGAGATTACAAACCCCATCGAGAAGGTACGAGTATGGCTTGGTACTTTCAAAACAGAGGAAGAAGCTGCAAGGGCCTTTGATACGGCGACAA CTATAGTGACAATAGTTGTAACTACAACTGAGATTCGATATAGGGGTGTTAGAAAAATGCCATGGGGTAAGTACAAAGTTAATATTGCAAATCAGAAACTACGTGTCTGGCTTGGGACCATTGacagaaaagaagaagatgcaACAAATTATGTTAAGGCGACAAGGATGTATCGCGACCTTAAAGCCAAATTCAATTTCCCAAAATCAAATGAGGATAACCTAGAAAATGAGGAGCTCAATCTTGAACTCACCCTTGCTTTATCAACGAGAAAATGA